In the Drosophila gunungcola strain Sukarami unplaced genomic scaffold, Dgunungcola_SK_2 000001F, whole genome shotgun sequence genome, one interval contains:
- the LOC128262024 gene encoding uncharacterized protein LOC128262024 yields the protein MKLLWLVLLACVAAQHCDKPCPIKQNPGCASRDGKCFYTVRNPCVLQAINCYRKLKSLSALKPISRSKCTKNQVPMCDNIDTS from the exons ATGAAGCTTCTCTGGCTGGTTTTACTtg CTTGTGTGGCTGCGCAACATTGTGATAAGCCCTGTCCCATTAAGCAAAACCCCGGATGTGCCAGCAGGGACGGAAAATGCTTTTACACCGTTCGCAATCCATGTGTTTTGCAAGCAATCAACTGTTATCGGAAGTTGAAAAGCTTATCTG CGCTAAAACCCATTTCTCGCAGCAAGTGCACCAAAAACCAAGTCCCAATGTGCGATAATATTGATACATCATAA